In Gammaproteobacteria bacterium, a genomic segment contains:
- the hemA gene encoding glutamyl-tRNA reductase, whose protein sequence is MQLLAFGINHKTAPVAIREQAAFAPDKLSEALRDITASGVAAEATIVSTCNRTELYCRINNRQDKEIIDWFCRYHNFKSEDIEPYLYRHPDSKAVEHAFRVAAGLDSLVLGEPQILGQMKDAFARAHKEGSTGKLLNKLFQHTFTVAKQVRTDTSIGASAVSVAFAAVSLAKQIFTDLSEQTVLLVGAGETIELCARHLNEQHVKQMIVANRTLERAELLAREFGAQAITLSELPTRLADADIVISSTASPLPILGKGAVEHALKQRKHRPMFMVDIAVPRDIEPEVNNLDDVFLYTVDDLKGVVEENMASRQQAAREAEKIIDVHVVEFMRWIDSLNAVPTIRQLREASNAITESELEKARAKLARGMEADQVIEEMARAITNKFTHAPSSVLSEASHDGDESMLVAARRLFRLDDN, encoded by the coding sequence ATGCAATTACTGGCCTTCGGCATCAATCACAAAACCGCCCCGGTCGCGATACGCGAACAGGCGGCGTTCGCACCGGACAAATTGTCAGAAGCGCTACGCGATATCACTGCCAGCGGAGTCGCGGCCGAGGCAACCATTGTTTCCACCTGTAACCGGACCGAACTGTATTGCCGGATCAATAATCGACAGGACAAGGAAATTATCGACTGGTTCTGCCGCTACCACAATTTCAAAAGCGAAGACATCGAGCCCTACCTGTACCGCCATCCCGACAGCAAGGCAGTAGAGCACGCGTTTCGTGTCGCTGCCGGTCTGGATTCGCTGGTTCTCGGTGAACCCCAGATACTTGGTCAAATGAAAGACGCGTTTGCCCGTGCACACAAGGAAGGCAGTACCGGCAAATTACTTAACAAGCTGTTCCAGCACACCTTTACCGTCGCCAAGCAGGTACGCACCGATACCTCCATCGGCGCCAGCGCCGTGTCCGTGGCTTTTGCCGCGGTCTCCCTGGCCAAGCAGATATTTACTGATCTTTCCGAGCAGACCGTGTTACTGGTTGGCGCCGGTGAAACCATAGAACTGTGCGCCCGGCATCTGAACGAGCAGCACGTCAAGCAAATGATTGTTGCCAACCGCACGCTGGAGCGCGCTGAACTGTTGGCCCGGGAATTCGGCGCCCAGGCGATCACGCTGTCGGAACTGCCGACACGTCTTGCTGATGCTGACATCGTTATTTCATCCACGGCAAGCCCGCTGCCAATACTCGGCAAGGGGGCCGTAGAACATGCTCTCAAACAACGCAAACATCGACCGATGTTCATGGTCGATATTGCCGTACCACGCGATATCGAGCCCGAGGTAAACAATTTAGACGATGTTTTTCTTTATACCGTTGATGATCTCAAGGGCGTAGTAGAGGAAAACATGGCGTCACGTCAACAGGCCGCCAGGGAAGCAGAAAAAATTATTGATGTGCATGTTGTTGAATTCATGCGCTGGATTGATTCACTCAATGCTGTACCCACGATCCGGCAATTGCGCGAGGCCAGCAACGCCATAACCGAATCCGAACTGGAAAAAGCACGGGCAAAACTGGCGCGCGGCATGGAAGCGGACCAGGTTATCGAGGAAATGGCACGCGCCATTACCAACAAGTTTACCCATGCCCCAAGCAGCGTGCTCAGCGAAGCCAGCCATGACGGTGACGAATCCATGCTGGTCGCAGCACGCCGCCTGTTCAGACTCGACGACAACTAA
- the lolB gene encoding lipoprotein insertase outer membrane protein LolB produces the protein MTLRAPLALLLVLLSACQATLPVVDDQQQAWQQHRQKLQALTQWDLRGRVALTMDRDAWQLNLRWQNHDPGQQIDLSGPFGAGAVRITIADDGARLVDAEQNVYVAANAQQLLWQTTGWALPLENMLYWLRGLPVPGKDKIITLNGQGRIKTLQQDGWLLNVLEYAEQGDIWLPHSIELKRSGSPVDSNLHVRLVISQWVKRG, from the coding sequence ATGACACTCAGGGCTCCGCTTGCGCTATTGTTGGTATTGCTCTCGGCCTGCCAGGCGACGCTTCCTGTTGTTGATGATCAACAGCAGGCCTGGCAACAGCATCGCCAGAAACTGCAGGCATTAACGCAATGGGACCTGCGAGGCCGGGTGGCATTGACCATGGATCGGGATGCCTGGCAGCTCAATCTTCGCTGGCAAAATCATGACCCGGGACAACAGATCGATCTTTCCGGGCCGTTTGGTGCCGGGGCGGTGAGAATCACCATTGCTGATGACGGCGCCCGGCTGGTTGATGCGGAACAGAACGTCTACGTCGCCGCGAATGCGCAGCAGCTTCTGTGGCAGACCACGGGCTGGGCCTTGCCGCTGGAAAATATGCTGTACTGGTTGCGCGGACTGCCGGTACCGGGCAAGGACAAAATAATTACACTGAACGGGCAAGGCCGGATAAAAACCCTGCAGCAGGACGGCTGGCTGTTGAACGTGCTGGAGTATGCCGAGCAGGGCGACATATGGTTACCGCATAGTATTGAGTTAAAGCGATCCGGCAGCCCTGTTGATTCGAATCTGCACGTTCGGCTGGTCATCAGTCAATGGGTCAAGCGGGGTTAG
- a CDS encoding ribose-phosphate diphosphokinase, with amino-acid sequence MVFTGNANRALAEKVVRYLGLPMGKASIGTFSDGEVMVEVEDNVRGRDVFVIQSTCAPSNDNLMELLIMIDALKRASAARITAVIPYYGYARQDRRPRTARVAITARLVADMITIAGAHRVLTMDLHADQIQGFFSIPTDNIYAGPVLLGDIWKREYPNLLVVSPDVGGVVRARALAKHLEADLAIIDKRRPKANVAKVMNIIGDVKGRTCVLMDDLVDTAGTLCEAAGALKDHGASKVLAYCTHPVLSGPAVERISNSALDELVVTDTIPLSAAAESCDRIRQLSISELLAEAIRRIAHDDSVSSLFLD; translated from the coding sequence ATGGTGTTTACCGGCAATGCTAACCGGGCATTGGCGGAGAAAGTAGTGCGCTACCTGGGCTTGCCCATGGGCAAGGCTTCCATCGGCACATTCAGCGATGGCGAAGTCATGGTTGAAGTTGAAGACAACGTGCGTGGTCGCGATGTCTTCGTGATCCAGTCCACCTGTGCGCCGTCCAATGACAACCTGATGGAACTGCTGATTATGATCGATGCGCTCAAGCGCGCATCAGCAGCCAGGATTACCGCGGTCATTCCATATTATGGGTATGCCCGCCAGGATCGACGCCCGCGTACGGCCCGCGTGGCCATTACCGCGCGGCTGGTGGCAGATATGATTACCATTGCCGGCGCGCATCGTGTGCTGACCATGGATTTGCATGCGGACCAGATCCAGGGATTTTTCAGTATCCCGACCGATAATATTTATGCCGGCCCGGTGTTGCTGGGAGATATCTGGAAGCGTGAGTATCCGAATCTGCTGGTGGTGTCGCCTGATGTCGGCGGTGTTGTCCGCGCAAGAGCGCTGGCCAAGCACCTGGAAGCGGACCTGGCCATTATTGACAAGCGTCGCCCCAAGGCCAATGTCGCCAAGGTAATGAATATTATTGGCGATGTGAAAGGTCGCACGTGCGTGCTGATGGACGACCTGGTGGATACCGCTGGCACCTTGTGTGAAGCGGCGGGTGCGCTCAAGGATCATGGCGCCAGCAAGGTGTTGGCCTACTGTACACACCCGGTTTTATCCGGCCCGGCGGTGGAGCGGATCAGCAACTCGGCGCTGGACGAACTGGTGGTAACCGATACCATACCGCTGTCAGCGGCGGCTGAAAGCTGTGACCGGATTCGGCAGCTAAGTATTTCCGAGCTGCTGGCAGAAGCGATACGGAGAATCGCTCACGACGATTCGGTAAGTTCGTTGTTCCTGGACTAG
- a CDS encoding tetratricopeptide repeat protein, whose product MSKSTESKSLPGKLTALVLSAMLLSACNTVATRDEAEPSSDPHASLESAESRILPNAELSPELLYYILVGEVAGQRGELAIAVQALLKAAEQTRDPRLAERATQAAIYARQFKEGSQAGQLWTEIEPDNQTAHESLATTLLELDQPARAQLHLEQALQLADQKNLLGTVFLRIGGMLSRQKNRDAAMEVMQNLTVVYPKNPYAWLALAHLSVRADNLATASQAASSALKHKPGWEDAALYKGRILIGQNELDKAEQFYRSFLDDNPGASNVRLNYARFLVDRKQWERASKEFKRVIKSTPNDADAILAVGVLSVQAERLDDARKYLERHLELKPDSDQARLYLGQVADKRHDYETAIRWYEDISDPRFYLDAQTRAAISIARHGNLDTARDRLHKLVPENDTQRSQIVLTEEQILREARQFGEALKVLTAALKESPDDTEIRYARALIAEKLDNLDMVEGDLRYILKKDPDNVHALNALGYTLADRTDRHQEALVLLKKALLFKPDDAFVLDSMGWVQYRLGNYQEAVQYLKRALAIRNDAEISAHLGEVLWIIGERKEAEHVWHRALKLTPDNESLQGVIRKFKQ is encoded by the coding sequence ATGAGTAAAAGTACCGAATCAAAATCGTTACCCGGGAAACTGACAGCCCTAGTGCTGTCGGCGATGCTGCTTTCCGCCTGTAACACCGTGGCTACACGGGACGAGGCAGAGCCCTCGTCTGATCCCCATGCTTCTCTGGAATCAGCGGAATCCCGTATACTTCCCAATGCAGAGCTGAGCCCGGAACTGTTGTATTACATTCTGGTAGGTGAGGTGGCGGGCCAGCGCGGCGAGTTGGCGATCGCGGTGCAGGCGTTGCTTAAGGCCGCCGAACAGACGCGTGACCCACGCCTGGCGGAGCGCGCCACGCAGGCAGCAATTTACGCGCGCCAGTTTAAAGAAGGTTCCCAGGCGGGCCAGCTGTGGACCGAAATCGAACCGGATAACCAGACTGCGCACGAATCCCTGGCCACTACATTGCTCGAGCTTGATCAGCCCGCCCGCGCCCAGCTGCACCTGGAGCAGGCACTGCAACTTGCTGATCAGAAAAACCTGCTTGGTACGGTGTTTTTACGTATCGGTGGCATGCTGTCGCGCCAGAAGAATCGTGATGCTGCCATGGAGGTCATGCAGAACCTGACCGTGGTATATCCGAAAAATCCGTATGCTTGGCTGGCGCTGGCGCACTTGAGCGTGCGTGCCGACAATCTGGCCACAGCATCGCAAGCAGCCAGTAGTGCGCTGAAGCACAAACCCGGCTGGGAAGATGCGGCGCTGTACAAGGGTCGTATCCTTATTGGTCAGAATGAGCTGGACAAAGCGGAACAGTTTTACCGGTCTTTCCTTGATGATAATCCCGGTGCCAGTAACGTGCGCCTGAACTATGCCCGTTTCCTGGTGGACAGGAAGCAGTGGGAGCGTGCCAGCAAGGAATTCAAACGCGTCATCAAGTCTACCCCTAATGACGCTGACGCCATTCTTGCTGTCGGCGTGTTGTCGGTCCAGGCGGAACGGCTGGATGATGCACGCAAGTATCTTGAGCGGCACCTGGAACTGAAACCGGACAGTGACCAGGCGAGACTGTATCTGGGCCAGGTGGCTGACAAGCGCCATGATTACGAAACCGCGATTCGCTGGTACGAAGACATCTCGGACCCGCGTTTTTACCTTGATGCGCAGACCCGTGCAGCCATTTCGATAGCGCGCCATGGCAACCTGGATACCGCGCGTGACCGGCTGCACAAGCTGGTTCCCGAAAATGATACGCAGCGCTCGCAGATAGTGCTGACGGAAGAGCAGATTCTTCGCGAGGCAAGGCAGTTCGGGGAAGCATTGAAAGTATTGACCGCGGCGCTGAAAGAGTCGCCAGATGATACCGAAATACGTTATGCCCGGGCCTTGATCGCGGAAAAGCTCGATAACCTCGATATGGTTGAAGGCGATCTTCGCTATATTCTGAAAAAAGATCCCGATAATGTTCATGCTCTGAACGCGTTGGGCTACACGCTTGCAGACAGGACCGATCGTCACCAGGAAGCCCTGGTGCTGCTGAAAAAGGCGCTGTTGTTCAAGCCGGACGATGCCTTTGTTCTGGACAGCATGGGCTGGGTTCAATACCGGTTGGGCAATTATCAGGAGGCTGTCCAGTATCTCAAGCGGGCACTGGCTATTCGCAATGATGCCGAGATTTCCGCGCACCTGGGCGAGGTGCTGTGGATTATCGGAGAGCGCAAGGAAGCGGAGCATGTCTGGCATCGCGCACTGAAGCTGACGCCGGATAATGAATCGCTGCAGGGCGTGATTCGAAAGTTCAAGCAATAA
- the ychF gene encoding redox-regulated ATPase YchF, translating to MGFKCGIVGLPNVGKSTLFNALTKAGIQAENYPFCTIDPNVGMVEVPDPRLDKLAELVNPQKVVPAVMEFVDIAGLVAGASKGEGLGNKFLANIRETDAIAHVVRCFEDENIQHVANKVDPTADIEVIETELALADLDSVTKQLDKATKAAKSGDKEQVRLRDLLQKLQAHLDTGKPVRTFEFTDKDQEKAVRQLFLLTHKPVMYVANVADNGFENNPYLDAVRKIAEAEGAQVVAICAAIEAELIDMEDEEKIEFLTEMGLEEPGLNRVIRAGYALLGLQTYFTAGVKEVRAWTIRARATAPQAAGVIHTDFEKGFIRAEITAYEDYVGCGGEQGAKEAGKLRLEGKEYVMVDGDVVHFRFNV from the coding sequence ATGGGTTTCAAGTGCGGCATTGTCGGTCTGCCCAACGTCGGCAAGTCTACGCTGTTTAATGCCTTGACCAAGGCGGGCATCCAGGCCGAAAACTATCCGTTTTGCACCATCGATCCCAATGTTGGCATGGTCGAGGTGCCGGACCCGCGCCTGGACAAGCTTGCCGAGCTGGTGAACCCGCAAAAAGTGGTACCTGCGGTCATGGAGTTTGTTGATATTGCCGGGCTTGTTGCCGGCGCGTCGAAGGGCGAGGGCCTGGGTAACAAATTTCTGGCCAATATCCGCGAAACTGATGCCATTGCTCACGTTGTACGCTGTTTCGAAGATGAAAATATCCAGCACGTGGCCAACAAGGTTGATCCGACGGCCGATATTGAGGTCATCGAAACCGAGCTGGCGTTGGCGGATCTGGATTCGGTTACCAAGCAGCTGGATAAGGCGACCAAGGCGGCAAAGTCCGGGGACAAGGAGCAGGTCAGGCTGCGTGACCTGTTGCAGAAACTGCAGGCCCATCTGGATACCGGAAAGCCGGTCCGCACTTTCGAGTTTACCGACAAGGATCAGGAAAAAGCGGTTCGCCAGTTGTTCCTGCTGACTCACAAACCGGTCATGTACGTGGCCAACGTGGCGGATAACGGGTTTGAAAATAACCCTTACCTGGATGCCGTGCGCAAGATCGCCGAAGCTGAAGGTGCCCAGGTGGTGGCGATTTGTGCCGCCATCGAGGCCGAACTGATCGACATGGAAGATGAAGAGAAAATTGAATTCCTTACCGAGATGGGTCTCGAAGAGCCTGGCCTGAACCGGGTCATACGGGCCGGCTATGCTTTGCTGGGCCTGCAGACCTACTTCACTGCCGGCGTGAAAGAAGTGCGGGCCTGGACCATTCGCGCCCGTGCCACGGCACCGCAGGCCGCGGGCGTGATACACACGGATTTCGAAAAGGGATTTATCCGGGCAGAAATAACCGCCTATGAGGACTACGTGGGCTGTGGCGGCGAACAGGGTGCCAAGGAAGCCGGCAAATTACGGCTTGAGGGCAAGGAGTACGTCATGGTCGATGGCGACGTGGTTCACTTCCGGTTCAATGTCTGA
- the ispE gene encoding 4-(cytidine 5'-diphospho)-2-C-methyl-D-erythritol kinase — protein MTGVNSWPAPAKLNLFLHVTGRRLDGYHLLQTVFQFIDIADELRFEINDSGRIARVSDLEGVTPEQDLVVRAARLLQQETGCGAGVDISLIKRLPMGGGLGGGSSDAATTLLALNALWQTGVPRSRLMQLGLQLGADVPVFIGGSSAWAEGVGDRLEPLSLERPWFVILQPDATVSTGEIFGHPELTRNSPAITIRDFREGRVRNDLEPVVRALYPQIDQALNWLSQYGEARMTGTGACVFLPCSTREQAEAVVSNQPPAKAIVARGLNRHPIEPILAAWPE, from the coding sequence GTGACCGGAGTCAATTCCTGGCCGGCGCCGGCAAAGCTGAACCTGTTCCTCCATGTTACCGGGCGCCGTCTTGATGGCTACCATCTCCTGCAAACTGTATTTCAGTTTATCGATATCGCCGACGAGCTTCGGTTTGAAATCAACGACTCTGGTCGAATTGCCCGGGTAAGCGACCTGGAAGGCGTGACCCCGGAACAGGATCTTGTGGTGCGGGCCGCGCGCCTGTTGCAACAGGAGACCGGTTGTGGCGCAGGGGTTGATATATCTTTGATCAAGCGCTTGCCCATGGGCGGCGGATTGGGTGGCGGCAGTTCTGATGCCGCCACCACGTTGCTGGCCTTGAATGCACTTTGGCAAACCGGTGTGCCGCGTTCCCGGCTGATGCAGCTGGGGCTGCAACTGGGAGCCGATGTACCGGTATTTATTGGCGGGTCATCTGCCTGGGCTGAGGGGGTGGGCGACCGACTGGAGCCATTGTCGCTGGAACGGCCCTGGTTCGTGATTTTGCAGCCGGATGCGACTGTTTCCACCGGGGAAATTTTTGGTCATCCTGAATTGACACGTAACAGCCCCGCCATCACAATACGCGACTTCCGCGAAGGCCGGGTTCGGAACGATCTGGAGCCGGTGGTGCGAGCATTGTATCCACAAATTGATCAAGCGTTGAATTGGCTTAGCCAATATGGTGAAGCGCGTATGACTGGTACGGGCGCCTGCGTATTTTTGCCTTGCAGCACCCGGGAGCAGGCGGAAGCGGTTGTATCAAACCAGCCACCGGCGAAAGCCATTGTGGCGCGCGGCCTGAATCGGCACCCGATTGAACCGATTCTGGCGGCATGGCCGGAGTAG
- a CDS encoding 50S ribosomal protein L25/general stress protein Ctc, whose protein sequence is MSKQYELSAEKRDAKGTGASRRLRHASKIPAVIYGGGKDPEMLAFDHDTIYHLLEHEDFHTSILTVKAGDSSDQAILRDVQMHPYKPRVVHLDLQRISASEKLHMSVPFHFIGEETAPGVKLEGGLVSHLLTEADVICLPKDLPEFLEVNLSALHKNESVHLSDIKLPAGVELTVLAHGGDDLAVATITAVRGGGSSEAAAEEPEEGGESE, encoded by the coding sequence ATGAGTAAGCAATACGAATTGAGCGCTGAAAAGCGTGATGCCAAGGGAACGGGTGCGAGCCGCCGCCTGCGTCATGCCAGCAAGATCCCGGCCGTAATCTATGGCGGTGGCAAGGATCCTGAAATGCTGGCTTTTGATCATGACACCATCTATCACTTGTTGGAGCACGAGGACTTTCATACCTCAATCCTGACAGTGAAAGCCGGTGACAGTTCAGATCAGGCTATTCTGCGTGATGTGCAGATGCACCCGTACAAGCCACGCGTGGTTCATCTTGACCTGCAGCGTATTTCTGCAAGCGAGAAACTGCACATGTCTGTACCGTTCCACTTTATTGGCGAAGAAACCGCGCCGGGCGTCAAGCTCGAAGGTGGACTGGTTTCGCACCTGCTGACCGAAGCCGACGTAATCTGTCTGCCCAAGGATCTGCCGGAATTCCTGGAAGTGAATCTGTCGGCGTTGCACAAGAATGAGTCAGTGCACCTGTCAGATATCAAGCTGCCGGCCGGCGTTGAACTGACCGTTCTCGCCCATGGTGGTGACGACCTGGCCGTGGCAACCATTACCGCGGTTCGTGGTGGTGGCAGTTCTGAAGCTGCGGCTGAAGAGCCTGAAGAAGGCGGCGAAAGCGAGTAA
- the pth gene encoding aminoacyl-tRNA hydrolase, whose protein sequence is MACAIKLVAGLGNPGNQYAETRHNAGFRFLDAVARRYDCSLAHENRFHGDVGKAMIAGSPVWLIKPQTFMNLSGDGVATLARFYKIEPAEVLVAHDELDIPPGEVRLKQGGGHGGHNGLRDIHNKLGSSDYMRLRIGIGHPGNARQVSNYVLTKAVADEQSLTDAAIQAALDELEDIINGNFQKVMNRLHAGNGNS, encoded by the coding sequence TTGGCCTGCGCCATCAAGCTCGTCGCCGGGCTGGGAAATCCCGGCAACCAGTACGCGGAAACCCGGCACAATGCCGGGTTCCGTTTTTTGGATGCCGTGGCACGGCGCTATGATTGTTCGCTGGCCCACGAAAACCGCTTTCATGGCGATGTTGGTAAAGCCATGATTGCCGGTTCGCCGGTCTGGTTAATCAAGCCACAAACTTTTATGAATCTCAGCGGCGATGGCGTCGCTACACTGGCCCGGTTTTACAAGATCGAGCCGGCCGAAGTGCTGGTCGCTCATGATGAGCTGGACATTCCACCCGGTGAGGTTCGGCTTAAACAGGGTGGCGGCCATGGCGGTCATAACGGGCTTCGGGATATTCACAACAAGCTCGGTTCCAGCGACTACATGCGCTTGCGTATCGGTATTGGTCATCCCGGCAACGCCCGGCAGGTGAGTAACTATGTGCTGACCAAGGCAGTTGCTGATGAGCAGTCGCTTACCGACGCGGCCATCCAGGCTGCCCTGGATGAACTGGAAGATATCATTAACGGCAATTTCCAGAAGGTGATGAATCGCCTGCATGCCGGCAATGGTAATAGCTGA
- a CDS encoding RNA-binding S4 domain-containing protein, protein MQIFDLQDHEFIELNKLLKITGLCESGGEANHAIVDGEVTVDGRLERRKRCKIRSGQTVECRGQAVRIG, encoded by the coding sequence ATGCAGATTTTTGATCTCCAGGATCATGAATTTATCGAGCTGAACAAGCTGCTCAAGATTACCGGCCTGTGTGAATCCGGCGGCGAAGCCAACCACGCCATTGTTGACGGCGAAGTGACCGTGGATGGCCGACTGGAGCGGCGCAAGCGCTGTAAAATCAGGTCGGGTCAGACGGTTGAATGTCGAGGACAGGCAGTGCGAATTGGCTGA